In one Nicotiana tomentosiformis chromosome 6, ASM39032v3, whole genome shotgun sequence genomic region, the following are encoded:
- the LOC104101697 gene encoding uncharacterized protein encodes MYRSFVTCDNPKGVIEGKTIKKSKIDPQNMEDHKVGKQKDSKDIAKDLLKGALDLQESIVMLGKLQEASEYLTKLRKMGIGRTKSERVADHKYDKVEFEKPRFSVDGSRDCYDELREAIRDGLARQNLLPSCSEKARIDRRKVELSPDFPSTSFTSSSESSIEKSRVVDGKKVVLSPDFPSTSSSQCSMVQYQEFASFDSSPEKTQKEKPKAPNLIARLMGLEEIPTTQKQLEKDKVLKQRRPIFEIDLPKAKKPPVIGQRADPKRRTLDGIIETMQFKGLLRSKCIEGSNNVISHQTSVSHFLKSFADDAPPIVIMKPMYAPEMQAQKFPSDTKETFGKWNSKEENSPVNFTIYRKLQTRKVQKTNFIDEKGSKEGGVAPSRQKTNEVVINGKLPSTKNRDSSPVKNKQPKKEAIEKKVERTQRAVGAKKSGEMKNADLNNTAKFQDQSKKTTAKVRKPERKPNTPDKLVAPPNSTISKRVKSIATNNSRNRKKNVKTEKSIKSSSIVPMVEIMEHKDDNNQIVHAVDRDSNITITKITSSEEIPCEEVTEIFENVVIDNLNTDESFASESTVPFIQCDHDIPLMEHTSYQVYLHSTEKEDLKSRATTRHILLSNESFLSRAEELFDTDAWEPTVWKTISVDNEMAENTLLLDCANELLEHKRSQCTLAVSKNPIKTRKISISFDKLVNDICDKIEVLRSYNKVDGNNLSVDTLYALHERDIWCNEVVSTTWDLGWRNGFTLDEVEQVVTDIEKHLLTGIIDDVLTEFVL; translated from the exons ATGTACAGATCATTTGTCACTTGTGATAATCCCAAAGGTGTTATTGAAGGTAAGACAATTAAAAAATCCAAGATTGACCCTCAAAATATGGAAGATCATAAAGTTGGAAAACAAAAGGATTCTAAGGATATTGCAAAAGATTTGTTGAAAGGAGCTCTTGATTTACAAGAGTCAATAGTTATGCTGGGGAAATTGCAAGAAGCTTCAGAATATTTGACAAAGTTGAGGAAAATGGGAATTGGAAGGACCAAATCCGAACGCGTTGCAGATCACAAGTACGATAAGGTGGAGTTTGAGAAGCCAAGATTTTCTGTTGATGGTTCGCGGGATTGTTATGATGAGTTAAGGGAAGCGATAAGAGATGGTCTTGCTAGACAAAATTTGTTGCCGTCATGTTCAGAGAAGGCTCGTATCGATAGAAGAAAAGTAGAGTTATCTCCGGATTTCCCCTCTACTAGCTTCACTAGCTCGAGTGAGTCATCGATAGAAAAGTCTCGTGTTGTTGATGGGAAAAAAGTGGTTTTATCACCTGATTTCCCGTCCACTAGCTCAAGCCAATGTTCCATGGTTCAATATCAAGAGTTTGCCTCTTTTGACTCTTCTCCAGAAAAGACTCAAAAGGAGAAGCCGAAAGCGCCAAATTTGATTGCAAGACTAATGGGACTTGAAGAGATTCCCACAACACAGAAACAACTAGAGAAGGATAAGGTTTTGAAGCAGAGAAGGCCTATATTTGAAATAGATTTGCCAAAGGCAAAGAAGCCGCCTGTCATCGGTCAGAGGGCGGATCCAAAACGGAGAACATTGGATGGAATCATTGAAACCATGCAATTCAAAGGCCTTTTGAGAAGCAAGTGTATTGAGGGATCTAataatgtgatctctcatcaAACTAGTGTTTCTcatttcttgaaaagttttgccgATGATGCTCCACCTATTGTGATCATGAAGCCAATGTACGCTCCAGAAATGCAGGCACAAAAGTTTCCTTCAGACACTAAAGAGACATTTGGAAAATGGAACTCAAAGGAAGAGAATTCACCTGTGAATTTCACTATTTACCGGAAATTGCAGACACGGAAGGTTCAGAAGACTAACTTCATCGACGAAAAAGGATCCAAGGAGGGTGGTGTAGCGCCTTCACGTCAAAAGACTAATGAAGTTGTCATTAATGGAAAACTGCCTTCTACAAAGAATAGAGATTCTTCTCCTGTAAAGAATAAGCAACCAAAGAAAGAAGCGATAGAAAAAAAGGTTGAGAGAACTCAACGAGCTGTTGGCGCGAAGAAATCTGGAGAAATGAAAAATGCTGATCTCAATAACACTGCTAAATTTCAGGATCAAAGCAAGAAGACCACTGCTAAAGTGAGGAAACCTGAGCGAAAGCCGAATACACCAGATAAACTTGTTGCGCCGCCAAATAGTACTATCTCAAAGCGCGTCAAATCCATTGCAACTAATAACTCCAGAAATAGGAAGAAGAATGTCAAAACTGAAAAGTCTATCAAGAGTTCCTCCATTGTTCCTATG GTTGAGATTATGGAACACAAGGATGACAACAACCAGATTGTGCACGCAGTTGATCGAGACAGTAATATAACCATAACCAAGATTACATCCTCTGAAGAGATTCCCTGTGAGGAAGTGACTGAAATCTTTGAAAATGTTGTCATTG ATAATCTTAATACTGATGAAAGTTTCGCATCCGAGTCTACCGTGCCATTTATCCAGTGTGACCATGACATCCCCCTAATGGAGCACACCAGCTATCAAGTTTATCTACATTCAACTGAAAAGGAAGACCTTAAATCTAGAGCGACTACACGACACATACTGTTGAGCAACGAATCATTCCTCAGTCGAGCAGAGGAGCTTTTCGATACTGATGCATGGGAACCAACAGTATGGAAAACAATTAGTGTCGACAATGAAATGGCGGAAAACACACTCTTATTGGATTGTGCCAATGAATTATTAGAACATAAAAGGTCTCAGTGTACCCTGGCAGTATCGAAAAATCCCATTAAGACGCGGAAAATTTCCATCTCCTTTGACAAGTTGGTGAATGATATATGCGACAAGATTGAAGTCTTGAGAAGTTACAATAAGGTTGATGGCAATAACCTTTCAGTTGACACTCTTTATGCTTTGCATGAAAGAGATATATGGTGCAATGAAGTAGTTAGTACAACATGGGATCTTGGTTGGAGAAATGGATTTACTTTAGATGAGGTTGAACAAGTAGTGACTGACATTGAGAAGCATCTTTTAACTGGAATTATCGACGATGTACTTACTGAGTTCGTACTATAG